DNA from Rhizobacter sp. J219:
GCTGCCGTCAAGGCGGGGCGGTGTTATCCCTGAGGGCGAGTGTGAGGTTCTCGTCAGCTCGAAGGATGCAAGGCGGGCGGAGGCTGCCGACAATCGCCGCAGGAGGTGATCCACATGCCCGTCATTCAGGAAGCCCAGACCCGGAACCTGCTGCAAAAGAGCCCCGACGCGAAGCTCGTGCAGCTTTCGAAAGACGCAGAGTTGGTGACCGCCCTCACGGCGGTCTTCAATGCCTCGCTCGACATCGCCGAAGAGATGCCCGCCACCAAGGGCCAGTTGGTCGGCGTGCTGGCGAAGAAGGGCCACGCGATCTCGGGTCTGGCCGAGAAAACCTCGGGCTCCAAGGCGCTGGAGGTCGGCAACTTCATGGTGGGCCAGTCGCTCAAGTCGATCGGCCTGCTCAAGGTGGCGGGTATGACGCCTGGGCGCGCGTCGGCCTACATCACGCTCACGCTGGCTGACAAGGTGGTGTCGGCCGCGGGGCTGGCCCAGCTCGACAAATGCCACATGGCGATCGCGACGCTCGCGGTGTCGAGCGGTGCCGGCGCGTTCGCCTGCGTGGGCACGGCCGGCATCGGTTGCGTGGCGGGTGCCATCGCCGTGGCGGCCGACGCGTTCAACGTGTACGGCCAGTGCCGCGGCCGCTGGTGAGTCGCGGCTAGTGGCGCGGCGATGATGTGCGCCGAGCGGTGCGCTCGGCGGCGGGCCAAACGCCTCCCAGTTGGCGCGTGGCGGCTTCGCAGGCTTCGAGCAGCGGCTTCACCATCTTCTTCACCGCTGATTCGGTGAAGCGATCGAGCGGACCCGACAGCGACAGCGCCCCGAGCAGCTGGCCACCGGGCCCGAACACCGGCCCGGCCACCGCGCCGCACAGCGGGTCGCGCTCGCCGAAGGAGTATTCGGCGAGTTCGCCGCCGAACGCCTCGGCATCACCGGTGCCGAAACGCAGCAGCACCTTGCCCGCCGCACCGCGCTTGAGCGGCAGCAGGTCGCCGGCGCGCACGCGGTCGAGCGTGGAGTGGCGCGAGTCGAAGCGCAGCAGGCACAGGCGGGTCTCGTCGTCCTGCCGCACGTGGAACGACGGGCTTTCGGTGCCCCGCTCCACCAGCGCCTGCATCAGCGGTGCGAGCTGTTCTTCCAGCCGGTTGTTGCGTTCGTAGGCGCGCCCGAGTCGAAAGGCGAGCGGCCCCAGCACATAGCGCTGGTCTTGCCGCCGCAGCACGAGGCCGCGCCGCTCCAGCGTGACCATCATGCGCAGCACCGCGCTCTTGTAGAGGCCGGTGGTTTCCGCGACGCCGGTGAGCGTAAGCGGCTGTTCGGCGCGCTCGATCGCCTCGACGATGGCGAGCGCCCGCTCGACGGCGGCCACACCTTCCATGTTGGCGGCGTAACCGGGCGACAGCTTGGGGGCAGGGGCGGGGCGTGAGGGCATGAGCAGCGGTCTGACGGGGCGTGCGCGTGTGGAGCCGCAGTATGGCGCAGCGTTGCACGCACCCACCAATGGGGGAGTCACCTTCTTCGTGGCTGGGAAAGGTCCTGTGGGCGAGTGGACCGTGATGCAATACGCGGATGAACGAGGAAGTCCAGTCGCTGCGCAAACGCCTGCAGGATCTGCACGAGCAGCACGTCACCGGTTTCGTGAACGACCCGCAATACGCGGAGGCCCGCGCGCTGCTCGAGCGCAAGCTGGTTGATGCCGTGATGCGCAGCCCCGATCCCGATGAAGAGTGGCCGGCGACGGTGATGATGGGCGACATGCGGCCCGATGCCGTGCTCCTGCCGCCGTTGACGATGCCTGCCACGCCGGCGAAGTCGGATGCGCTGCGCTGGGTCATCGGCGCGGGTGTGGCGGCAGTGGCCGCTGCGGCGCTCACGTATGCGTGGGCCGTGTCGTCGCGCTCCTTCGCCACGCCGGCGCGCGCCAGTGCCACAGCCGATGGTGCAGCCGTGCTGCGCGGCACCGAGGGCGCCTCGGCGCCCGCACTGGTCATGGATGTGGCCGAGTCCGGCTCATCAGGTCCGCCCGCCGCGCCGATGGGCCAGGCGATCAGCGGCACCGTGGCCTTGTCGCCCAGCCTCTCGCAACAGGCGAACCCGGCCGACACGGTCTTCATCTTCGCCCGAGCGGTGGAGGGTCCGCCCATGCCGCTGGCGGTGATCCGCAAGCAGGTGAAGGACCTGCCGTTCAGCTTCTCGCTCGACGACAGCATGGCGATGTGGCCCGACGCGAAGGTCTCCGCCTTCCCGCGCGTGGTGGTCACCGCCCGCGTGAGCAAGAGCGGCGAAGGCCAGGCCCGGCCGGGTGATCTGGAAGGCCACTCGCCGCCCGTGGCCGCGGGGGCCAGCGGGCTGCAGATCGCGATTGCGAACGTGGTCGGAAAGTAGCCGGCTGTCGCGCTGCGCTTTTGAGTCGGGTTTCTGACGCGTGTCAGATCGGCGCGAGCACGAAGTCACCCGCCTCGTGGCCGGCAAAGCCGATCGGGGCGTATTGCGGCTGCTGCTGGATCTTGAGCCGGCGCGCCAGGTGTGCAAAGCGGGCCGCCACTGCGCCGTGCAGTTCCTGCGCGGCCATCGGTGAGTGCACCTGGCCCAGCACATCGAGCAGGCTGCGGGCGAAGAGCGAGTGGTTGATGCTGCCGCCATCGACCACCGGCTCCATGCCGCCCGAGGTCATCGCCACACGTGCACGCTGCTGGCTCAGCTGGCGCAGCGGGCCCACGCGCTGTTCCAGCGTCAAGGCCTGGTCGACGGCCGGCACCAGCGAGCGGGTGAGCGTGCCCGAGTAGCACGAGTCGGCGATCACCAGCACGTGGCGGGCACTCATGGCCGAGAGCTGGTCGGTCACGTCGATCACCGACACCCACTGCGCAATGTCTTTCTCGTCGCCGTCGACGGGAATCCAGTAGCCGCGGGCGGTCACCGTGTCCATCTGGCCGTGGCCGGCGTAGTACACGACCACCTGGTCCTGCGGGCCGACCTGCTGGCGCAGTTTGCTCAAGCCTGACAGCAGCTGCTGGCGCGTCACGTCTTGCAGAAGCGTCACCTCGAAGCCGAAGCGTTGCTTGAGCACGGTGGCGACGGCGTGCGCATCGGCGCGCGGCGTGTCGAGCGGCGTCCAGCGTTTATAGGCCTGGTTGGCGATGACGAGGGCGTGGCGCTTGCCGCTGATCAGCGGGGCGAGCGGTGGGGTGAGCGGTGGGGTGTTGAGCGGTGTGACCGCGGTCGCGGCCAGCACGGCGCTGGCAGGCGTTGTGGCGGCCGGCGCCGTGCTCGCCACCAGGGGCGCCGAGCGCTGCACGAGCTTCAGCTCGGCCTGCGCTTGTGCGCCCACTTCGTCTTCGGCTTGCACCAGCACGGTTGACGGAGCGTCGCGCACCGTGAGGGGAATGCTCAGCAGCCCTTGCGCGTCGGTGGCCTGCACCTGGCCATTCACCCGCACGGACTTCACGCCGTTGGTGCTGGCCACCCGCACCACCACCTCCAGCGGCCCGGGGCGCGCTCTCGAGCGTGATGGGTGCACCGGCCACGCGCGGCAGCGGCATGGCACCGAGCGGCGAGACCACGTCGACACGCAGACGCTCTGCCCGCTGGATGGAAAGGCCTGCCACCAGGCCCCCCGTCGCCTGTTGCACGAGCGAGCCGATGCGGCGGTACGCGTCGAGCGAACTCAGGCCCTGGGCCGCGGCGAGCATGGCGCTCTTCTCCAGGAAGCCGGCCAGGCCGATCAGCGCGCGAGCGGAGCCTTGGGCGGCGGCCTTCTCGTACCACGACTGCGCTTCGGCGCGCTCGCCACGCTGGTCGAGCAGTTCGGCCATCGTCGTTTGCGCGGCAGGCACTCCCTGGCTGGCCAGCGGCAGCAAGGCCGCGACAGTCACGGGCCGGTCTGGCGTGGACGCAAGGGCGGCAGTGCCACCACTCGTGGCCGTGGTGTTCGCGGGGGACGAGCCCGCCGTCTGCGCCTGCACCTGTGGCTCGACGTATTCACCGCCCGCCGCCTGGCACTGCGAAGGCGACAGGCGCGTGGCCCGCCGCGGCATGACGGTGGTGCTCAGGCCCAGCCGCCTCACCTGACCAGGCAGCAGGCAGTGCACCAGACCATCCGCCGGCTCGGCCTGCGCGGTCGGTGCGTCGGCCGCTTTCGCAGTGGTGTTCCAGACAAGGCCCAACAGCAGCGCGATGCCCGCAAGCACCCCTTGCCGCGCACGCGGCGTCGACAGCAGCCTCATGACAAGCTCAGCCGGCGCGGAACTGAACGCGGCGGTTGCTGCCGTTGTACGGGTCGCTCTTGTCGAGCAGCTTGTGCGGCCCCTTGCCTTCGACGCCGAGTTGCGACACCGGCAGCTTCTTCACGTTGACGAGGTAGCTGCGCACGGCCGCGGCACGGCGCAGTGAGAGGCTTTCGTTGTAGTGCACGCTGCCCTTCGCGTCGGTGTGGCCTTCGACGACCACCTTCACCGTGCCTTCGGTGAGGCGGATGCCTTCGGCGATCACGTCGAGCTGCTGGCGTGCCTTGGCGTTGAGCGTGGCCGAATCGAAATCGAATGGCACCGGCACCGACACGGCGCTGGCGTCGGCCGGGTTCCTGGTGGGCGTCTGCTCCAGCAGCGCAAACGGCGAGCGGCCGTTGATCGGCGCCTGGCCGCGCAGCTTGGTCGCTTCGCTCGCACCGCGAAAGAGGATGTCGGCCACCTCTTGAGCGGTGGGCTGCTGGCCTTCGCCGTAGACCATCACGGTCTGCGCCTGCGTGAGCCAAGGCGTGACGAGACACGCCAGCGTGGCGAGTGTGAGCTTGGTGTTCATTCTTTTCTCCCTGTGAACGCAACCGCGGATTTTTCCATGCGGTATGCGCTCGACAGCCCCCACATCGGAGGGAGCGCGAGACACCCAAATGCAACCAACGGAAACGGTGTGGCGCACGCCCCGACGTCCACATGGCATCCACCCGCAAAGGGGATGTGCGCTCGAGGGTGATGTCTGGATGATCGCGGCTTTTTTGTCCAGACGGGCGGCGTGAGAGAGGGGCCGCACGTGATCTTCCACAACAACACCATGAAGAAATCCAACATCACATCGCTGTCATCCTTGGCCGTGTTGCCATGTCTCCTGTCCGTCGCGGCCGATGCGTCGGCGGCCATCGAGTGTTCGCCGAGCGCCATGGTCTCCGGCAGCACAGTGGCGCTGGTCGGCAACTGCATCGACACCGACACCAACCTGGCCATCACCTCGGGCAGCGAGGTCTGGCACATCGGGCCTCCAGGCAGCTCGTCGCCGCTCGGCAATCGCAACGTGGCCGGCGGCACGCTCACCGTGCCGGCCCTGCCGGGCGAGCACACCTACTACGTCTCGGCCATCGACACCGGCTACGGCGGCCTGGTGAGCGTGGCCGGTGAAGGGGGCTACCCGACCACGGTGGTGACCCTGCCGTGCCCGGGTGAGGTGGCCACCGCAAACGCGCCGCGTGCACGCGCGCAACGGGTGCGCCGCCACGACCACGACTGCGTGGCTCCGACCACCACCGCCGGCGAGCTCGCCACGCCGCTCATGGCGGTACAGGGCCAGCGCCTGCAGAGCAACCTCGACCACGCGCAGTCGCGCATGCGCACGCTGCGGCGCCACCGCAACGTGCCGGCCTTCGAGATGCAGGGCGTGCCGTTGCCGGTCCTGAAGACCGACGACCCCGCTGCCGCGGCCCGAGACACCCGACGCATGGGCGTCTACCTGCTTGGCCTCGGCGACTACCTGCGCCAGAACCGCAGCGACACGCAGTCCGAATTCAAGCTGCGCAGCACGGCGCTGTCGGTCGGTGCCGACTACCGCTTGAACGACGATTGGGTGATCGGTGCCAATGCCGGTGGCTCGCGGGCCCGCATCGACTTCGCCGAATCGGTCAGCGAGCAGAAGAGCCGGGGCGGCCAGGTGACGGCGTATGCAAACTGGAACGTCGCCGATTCGGCCTACGTGAGCGCGACCCTGAGCTACGAGGCCACGCGCTATGCCCTGCAGCGCGACGATGGCATCGGCGGCATGGCCGAGGCCAGGCCCGGCGGCAAAGGGCTGGGGCTCAGCCTGTCGGCTGGGCGCGACATCAACTTCGGCGCCTGGAGCCTCGGGCCCTATGTGCGCATCGACAGCGTCACCTCGCGCATCGAGGCCTTCGAGGAAAGC
Protein-coding regions in this window:
- a CDS encoding caspase family protein; this encodes MHPSRSRARPGPLEVVVRVASTNGVKSVRVNGQVQATDAQGLLSIPLTVRDAPSTVLVQAEDEVGAQAQAELKLVQRSAPLVASTAPAATTPASAVLAATAVTPLNTPPLTPPLAPLISGKRHALVIANQAYKRWTPLDTPRADAHAVATVLKQRFGFEVTLLQDVTRQQLLSGLSKLRQQVGPQDQVVVYYAGHGQMDTVTARGYWIPVDGDEKDIAQWVSVIDVTDQLSAMSARHVLVIADSCYSGTLTRSLVPAVDQALTLEQRVGPLRQLSQQRARVAMTSGGMEPVVDGGSINHSLFARSLLDVLGQVHSPMAAQELHGAVAARFAHLARRLKIQQQPQYAPIGFAGHEAGDFVLAPI
- a CDS encoding IclR family transcriptional regulator, which codes for MPSRPAPAPKLSPGYAANMEGVAAVERALAIVEAIERAEQPLTLTGVAETTGLYKSAVLRMMVTLERRGLVLRRQDQRYVLGPLAFRLGRAYERNNRLEEQLAPLMQALVERGTESPSFHVRQDDETRLCLLRFDSRHSTLDRVRAGDLLPLKRGAAGKVLLRFGTGDAEAFGGELAEYSFGERDPLCGAVAGPVFGPGGQLLGALSLSGPLDRFTESAVKKMVKPLLEACEAATRQLGGVWPAAERTARRTSSPRH
- a CDS encoding autotransporter outer membrane beta-barrel domain-containing protein: MKKSNITSLSSLAVLPCLLSVAADASAAIECSPSAMVSGSTVALVGNCIDTDTNLAITSGSEVWHIGPPGSSSPLGNRNVAGGTLTVPALPGEHTYYVSAIDTGYGGLVSVAGEGGYPTTVVTLPCPGEVATANAPRARAQRVRRHDHDCVAPTTTAGELATPLMAVQGQRLQSNLDHAQSRMRTLRRHRNVPAFEMQGVPLPVLKTDDPAAAARDTRRMGVYLLGLGDYLRQNRSDTQSEFKLRSTALSVGADYRLNDDWVIGANAGGSRARIDFAESVSEQKSRGGQVTAYANWNVADSAYVSATLSYEATRYALQRDDGIGGMAEARPGGKGLGLSLSAGRDINFGAWSLGPYVRIDSVTSRIEAFEESGSTEALSVSRQTVRSTSYNLGAQVQTSVPVSWGLVLPYVRVEATHRTQRTRDAASATLVNGNTTVLLPTSADTSAGYGNVALGVSSVHQGGMSWYADYETGVAQKGYRSQRLGLGLRFEL
- a CDS encoding OmpA family protein, whose amino-acid sequence is MNTKLTLATLACLVTPWLTQAQTVMVYGEGQQPTAQEVADILFRGASEATKLRGQAPINGRSPFALLEQTPTRNPADASAVSVPVPFDFDSATLNAKARQQLDVIAEGIRLTEGTVKVVVEGHTDAKGSVHYNESLSLRRAAAVRSYLVNVKKLPVSQLGVEGKGPHKLLDKSDPYNGSNRRVQFRAG